A single region of the Corallococcus caeni genome encodes:
- a CDS encoding FAD-binding oxidoreductase translates to MSTPALPADFLRAIAESFPDDFLTREPAELQEYGRDWTRVYAPAPGAVAFPRTTDEVARFMALCHQHRVAVVPSGGRTGLAGGAVAMHGEVVLSLKRMTRMEPVDLLGNTVRVQAGAVTEGVHQHCAPHGLTWPVDFASKGSSTVGGNIATNAGGVKVIRYGLTRQWVLGLQVVTAQGQVLELNGALEKNNTGADLRQLFIGSEGTLGIITEATLKLTRLPGKQDVFLFAVPDVAAVLRLFRDARQAPLVLSAYEFFTDKCLARVQRHRKLRSPFEAPSGCYVLLESEGGDPAAVEAWLGSLFERGLVTDGTQAQGAAQAQELWSLRESISESLSATGVLHKNDISLPVANLEAFCAELDAVFASRYPGWEICLFGHIGDGNLHVNVMKPDAVEKADFFAHAKQSDHAMFDLVRKHGGSISAEHGIGLLKKDYLDYTRAPGELELLRTLKRALDPAGILNPGKILDA, encoded by the coding sequence ATGTCCACCCCCGCGCTGCCCGCTGACTTCCTCCGCGCCATCGCCGAGTCGTTCCCCGACGACTTCCTCACCCGGGAGCCCGCGGAGCTCCAGGAGTACGGCCGCGACTGGACGCGCGTGTACGCCCCGGCGCCGGGCGCGGTGGCCTTCCCCCGCACCACGGACGAGGTCGCCCGCTTCATGGCGCTCTGCCACCAGCACCGCGTCGCGGTGGTGCCCTCCGGCGGACGCACGGGCCTGGCGGGCGGGGCGGTGGCCATGCACGGCGAGGTGGTGCTGTCGCTCAAGCGGATGACTCGCATGGAGCCCGTGGACCTGCTGGGCAACACGGTGCGCGTGCAGGCGGGCGCGGTGACGGAAGGCGTGCACCAGCACTGCGCGCCGCACGGGCTCACGTGGCCGGTGGACTTCGCCTCCAAGGGCAGCAGCACGGTGGGCGGCAACATCGCCACCAACGCGGGCGGCGTGAAGGTCATCCGCTACGGCCTCACCCGGCAGTGGGTGCTGGGCCTGCAGGTGGTGACGGCCCAGGGGCAGGTGCTGGAGCTCAACGGCGCGCTGGAGAAGAACAACACCGGCGCGGACCTGCGCCAGCTCTTCATCGGCAGCGAGGGCACGCTGGGCATCATCACGGAGGCCACGCTCAAGCTGACGCGGCTGCCGGGCAAGCAGGACGTCTTCCTCTTCGCGGTGCCGGACGTGGCCGCCGTGCTGCGGCTGTTCCGCGACGCGCGCCAGGCGCCGCTGGTGCTGTCCGCCTACGAGTTCTTCACCGACAAGTGCCTGGCCCGCGTGCAGCGCCACCGCAAGCTGCGCTCGCCCTTCGAAGCGCCCAGCGGCTGCTACGTCCTCTTGGAGTCCGAGGGCGGCGACCCGGCGGCGGTGGAGGCGTGGCTGGGCTCACTCTTCGAGCGCGGGCTCGTCACCGACGGCACCCAGGCGCAGGGCGCGGCGCAGGCGCAGGAGCTGTGGTCTCTGCGCGAGTCCATCAGCGAGAGCCTCTCCGCCACGGGCGTGCTGCACAAGAACGACATCTCCCTGCCGGTGGCGAACCTGGAGGCGTTCTGCGCGGAGCTGGACGCCGTGTTCGCCAGCCGTTATCCGGGCTGGGAGATCTGCCTCTTCGGCCACATCGGCGACGGCAACCTGCACGTCAACGTGATGAAGCCGGACGCGGTGGAGAAGGCGGACTTCTTCGCCCACGCCAAGCAGTCCGACCACGCCATGTTCGACCTCGTGCGCAAGCACGGCGGCAGCATCTCCGCCGAGCACGGCATCGGCCTGCTCAAGAAGGACTACCTGGACTACACGCGCGCGCCCGGGGAGCTGGAGCTCTTGCGCACCCTCAAGCGTGCGCTGGATCCGGCCGGCATCCTGAACCCCGGCAAGATCCTGGACGCCTGA
- the serA gene encoding phosphoglycerate dehydrogenase — translation MSTPRFPPSPRRPVSTQGPLRVMLLENIHASAQEMLKAEGFEVERLSAALKPEELAERLKGVHLLGIRSKTTVPEEALKYADDLLAIGAFCIGTNQIDLLASSVHGVPVFNAPFSNTRSVAEMVLAEVVVLTRQLFDRSREVHAGQWRKVATGSHEVRGKTLGIIGYGHIGSQLGVLAEALGMRVLYYDVMTKLPLGNSRSVSTLNGLLAESDFVTLHVPALASTHLMMGPEQLAAMKPGACLINASRGTVVDIPALAQALRSKHLGGAAVDVYPEEPEGNSDGFVTELQGLPNVVLTPHIGGSTEEAQASIGKEVATSLLKFVKGGATTGAVNFPNVEAPINPGTHRIINVHRNTPGVLRDINRIVSDLNANIHAQVLSTDANVGYLVMDLDQDVSRQVCEAIAGLETDIKTRIVS, via the coding sequence ATGAGCACACCCCGCTTCCCGCCGTCGCCCCGCCGCCCCGTGAGCACCCAGGGCCCGCTGCGAGTCATGCTGCTGGAGAACATCCACGCCTCGGCCCAGGAGATGCTGAAGGCGGAGGGCTTCGAGGTGGAGCGGCTGTCCGCGGCGCTCAAGCCGGAGGAGCTGGCGGAGCGACTCAAGGGCGTGCACCTCTTGGGCATCCGCAGCAAGACGACGGTGCCGGAGGAGGCGCTGAAGTACGCGGACGACCTGCTGGCGATTGGCGCCTTCTGCATCGGCACCAACCAGATTGATCTGCTCGCCTCCAGCGTGCACGGCGTGCCGGTGTTCAACGCGCCGTTCAGCAACACGCGCAGCGTGGCGGAGATGGTGCTGGCGGAGGTGGTGGTGCTGACGCGCCAGCTCTTCGACCGCAGCCGGGAGGTGCACGCGGGGCAGTGGCGCAAGGTGGCCACGGGCAGCCACGAGGTGCGCGGCAAGACGCTGGGCATCATCGGCTACGGGCACATCGGCTCGCAGCTAGGCGTGCTGGCGGAGGCGCTGGGCATGCGCGTCCTCTACTACGACGTGATGACGAAGCTGCCCTTGGGCAACTCGCGGTCGGTGTCCACGCTGAACGGGCTGCTGGCGGAGTCTGACTTCGTGACGCTGCACGTGCCGGCGCTGGCGTCCACCCACTTGATGATGGGCCCGGAGCAGCTGGCGGCGATGAAGCCGGGCGCGTGCCTCATCAACGCCAGCCGCGGCACGGTGGTGGACATCCCGGCGCTGGCGCAGGCGCTGCGCTCCAAGCACCTGGGCGGCGCGGCGGTGGACGTGTACCCGGAGGAGCCGGAGGGCAACTCGGACGGCTTCGTGACGGAGCTGCAGGGGCTGCCCAACGTGGTGCTCACGCCGCACATCGGCGGCTCCACGGAGGAGGCGCAGGCGTCCATCGGCAAGGAGGTGGCCACGTCGCTGCTCAAGTTCGTGAAGGGCGGCGCGACGACGGGCGCGGTGAACTTCCCCAACGTGGAGGCGCCCATCAACCCGGGCACCCACCGCATCATCAACGTGCACCGCAACACGCCGGGCGTGCTCCGCGACATCAACCGCATCGTGTCCGACCTCAACGCCAACATCCACGCGCAGGTGCTGAGCACGGACGCCAACGTGGGCTACCTGGTGATGGACCTGGACCAGGACGTGTCCCGCCAGGTGTGCGAGGCCATCGCCGGGCTGGAGACGGACATCAAGACGCGCATCGTGTCCTGA
- a CDS encoding trypsin-like peptidase domain-containing protein, whose product MSVSAPNLRAKLLGTLFCTLTALACGPAPESGTPEQQPSLNESSAPVVYGTDDRQDVYAHPSAVLRDRAQKSTVALLTPDFLDMSDPNNVKVDPLTLGEWENLCTDQRFRDDPNPAFCSGTLIDDDLVLTAGHCVGPAAEDAVECENTRFVFNFYKTAEGQLHTITSQDVFSCKSIIARHLSDDTEPTYVDFAIIKLDRSAAPRFTPAPVRAGSAPLTVGQNVAVIGSGSGIPFKIDSGGSVRENNAEYMDYFVATTDTFGGNSGSGVYETATHTVAGILVFGDDDYVPNPDPKQACNVVNVCKETGCGGEGVIYVHHAIQELCARTTNQRLCNTTPPPATKYDFTATNTASASRNTVNGTVTLAAGQKLTVGTCGVTGAALTSGDSWLRLRGPSGAEVASNDDGCASGVGSKITYTATVAGTYEVRAGCYQNGSCGGTVSWEVAQGGAATQGSFNFNVSNTANATTGTANGDVTLQAGQSLSFGSCGVAGASGTGDTMVRLFNAAGQQVTFNDDACGSLSHAAYTAPTGAGGTYQIRVGCFGSSACSGTLAWTLQ is encoded by the coding sequence ATGTCCGTGTCCGCCCCCAACCTCCGAGCGAAGCTGCTCGGTACCCTGTTCTGCACCCTCACCGCCCTGGCCTGCGGGCCGGCCCCCGAGTCGGGCACGCCCGAGCAGCAGCCGTCGCTGAACGAGTCCAGCGCGCCGGTCGTCTACGGCACCGACGACCGCCAGGATGTCTACGCGCACCCCAGCGCGGTCCTGCGGGACCGGGCGCAGAAGTCCACGGTGGCGCTGCTGACGCCGGACTTCCTCGACATGTCGGATCCGAACAACGTCAAGGTGGACCCGCTGACGCTGGGCGAATGGGAGAACCTCTGCACGGACCAGCGCTTCCGCGACGACCCGAACCCGGCCTTCTGCTCCGGCACGCTCATCGACGATGACCTGGTGCTGACCGCGGGCCACTGCGTGGGGCCCGCGGCGGAGGACGCCGTGGAGTGCGAGAACACGCGCTTCGTCTTCAACTTCTACAAGACGGCGGAAGGCCAGCTGCACACCATCACCAGCCAGGACGTCTTCTCCTGCAAGAGCATCATCGCCCGGCACCTGAGCGATGACACGGAGCCCACCTACGTGGACTTCGCCATCATCAAGCTGGACCGCTCCGCCGCGCCGCGCTTCACCCCGGCGCCGGTGCGCGCGGGCAGCGCCCCGCTGACGGTGGGCCAGAACGTGGCCGTCATCGGCAGCGGCAGCGGCATCCCGTTCAAGATCGACTCGGGCGGCTCCGTGCGTGAGAACAACGCCGAGTACATGGACTACTTCGTCGCCACCACGGACACCTTCGGGGGCAACTCCGGCTCCGGCGTGTACGAGACGGCCACCCACACCGTCGCGGGCATCCTGGTGTTCGGTGACGATGACTACGTGCCGAACCCGGACCCGAAGCAGGCCTGCAACGTGGTCAACGTGTGCAAGGAGACGGGCTGCGGCGGCGAGGGCGTCATCTACGTGCACCACGCCATCCAGGAGCTGTGCGCGCGCACCACCAACCAGCGGCTGTGCAACACCACGCCGCCCCCGGCGACGAAGTACGACTTCACCGCGACCAACACCGCCAGCGCCTCGCGCAACACCGTCAACGGCACGGTGACGCTCGCGGCCGGCCAGAAGCTCACCGTGGGCACCTGCGGCGTCACCGGCGCCGCCCTCACCAGCGGCGACTCCTGGCTGCGCCTGCGCGGCCCGTCCGGCGCGGAGGTCGCCTCCAACGACGACGGGTGCGCCAGCGGCGTCGGTTCGAAGATCACCTACACGGCCACCGTCGCGGGCACCTATGAGGTCCGCGCCGGCTGCTACCAGAACGGCAGCTGCGGCGGCACGGTGTCCTGGGAGGTTGCACAGGGCGGCGCGGCCACCCAGGGCTCCTTCAACTTCAACGTCAGCAACACCGCCAACGCCACCACGGGCACGGCGAACGGCGACGTGACGCTGCAGGCCGGCCAGTCGCTGTCCTTCGGCAGCTGCGGCGTGGCGGGCGCGTCCGGCACGGGTGACACGATGGTGCGCCTGTTCAACGCGGCCGGCCAGCAGGTGACGTTCAACGACGACGCCTGCGGCTCGCTGTCGCACGCGGCCTACACCGCGCCCACGGGCGCGGGCGGCACGTACCAGATCCGCGTGGGCTGCTTCGGCAGCAGCGCGTGCAGCGGCACGCTGGCCTGGACCCTCCAGTAG
- a CDS encoding STAS/SEC14 domain-containing protein, whose protein sequence is MKIEIAHLPHDIIEIIYPSEVTPKDVTEYVEQLKKDITARGGAEWSALVDQSKLRVMPASVVGEMARLNAYAQQRGMKRSARVVQDPGSGLQAWRMTKNAGLTIPAKTFESRAEALSWLEAPDAD, encoded by the coding sequence ATGAAGATTGAAATCGCCCACCTGCCCCACGACATCATCGAGATCATCTATCCCTCGGAAGTGACGCCGAAGGACGTGACCGAGTACGTCGAGCAACTGAAGAAGGACATCACCGCCCGTGGGGGCGCGGAGTGGTCCGCGCTGGTGGACCAGTCCAAGCTGCGGGTGATGCCCGCCTCCGTGGTGGGGGAGATGGCGCGGCTGAACGCCTATGCCCAGCAGCGCGGCATGAAGCGCTCCGCGCGCGTGGTGCAGGACCCCGGCAGCGGCCTGCAGGCCTGGCGCATGACCAAGAACGCCGGCCTCACCATCCCGGCGAAGACCTTCGAGTCGCGCGCCGAGGCGCTCAGCTGGCTCGAAGCGCCCGACGCGGACTGA
- a CDS encoding class I SAM-dependent methyltransferase — MRQPFFSVHGAALPVAPEPNHLILVNGPREEVPTSEEAFLEAREWLDALHSRMMQGPDDMLHQGMTDLHGGLIERRRQWSPELWKRFCLELARKHPMRPFLHQCPFTRHAFERPRGYAGDAALIDYLYMDHAADELHAGREIYRYMHGQPSARSVRERRELLARMMDETAERRPDGRVLSVACGHLREAESSRAVAERRLEELIAFDQDPVSLAEISRLHPGGIVRPVCGSVRSLLAGKAVFTDLDFAYSAGLYDYLSDSVAARLTALLFHMLRPGGRLLVANFAVHPPETGYMEAFMDWWLTYRDEDGMRGLLSETPLEQVANVRLFRDSQDNVIYLEATRQ; from the coding sequence ATGCGCCAGCCCTTCTTTTCGGTCCACGGCGCGGCTCTGCCGGTCGCGCCTGAACCCAACCACCTCATCCTGGTGAACGGCCCCAGGGAGGAAGTGCCCACCTCCGAGGAGGCGTTCCTGGAAGCGCGGGAGTGGTTGGACGCACTGCACTCCCGGATGATGCAGGGCCCGGACGACATGCTGCACCAGGGCATGACGGACCTGCACGGGGGCCTCATCGAGCGGCGGCGCCAGTGGAGCCCGGAGCTGTGGAAGCGCTTCTGCCTGGAGCTGGCGCGCAAGCACCCGATGCGCCCCTTCCTGCACCAGTGCCCCTTCACCCGGCACGCCTTCGAGCGGCCGCGCGGCTACGCGGGCGACGCGGCCCTCATCGACTACCTCTACATGGACCACGCGGCGGACGAGCTGCACGCGGGCCGCGAAATCTACCGGTACATGCACGGGCAGCCCTCCGCGCGGAGCGTGCGCGAGCGCCGGGAGCTGCTCGCGCGGATGATGGACGAGACGGCCGAGCGGCGGCCCGACGGGCGGGTGCTGTCGGTGGCGTGCGGGCACCTGCGGGAGGCGGAGTCGTCGCGCGCGGTGGCGGAGCGGCGGCTGGAGGAGCTCATCGCGTTCGACCAGGACCCGGTGAGCCTGGCCGAAATCTCCCGCCTGCACCCGGGCGGCATCGTGCGGCCGGTGTGCGGCTCGGTCCGCTCGCTGCTCGCGGGCAAGGCGGTGTTCACGGACCTGGACTTCGCGTACTCCGCCGGGCTGTACGACTACCTGTCGGACTCCGTGGCGGCCCGCCTCACCGCGCTGCTCTTCCACATGCTGCGCCCGGGCGGACGCCTGCTGGTGGCCAACTTCGCGGTGCACCCGCCGGAGACGGGCTACATGGAGGCCTTCATGGACTGGTGGCTCACCTACCGGGACGAGGACGGCATGCGCGGCCTCCTGTCGGAGACGCCGCTGGAGCAGGTGGCCAACGTGCGGCTGTTCCGCGACTCGCAGGACAACGTCATCTACCTGGAGGCGACGCGCCAGTAG